A window of Sphingorhabdus lacus contains these coding sequences:
- a CDS encoding ion channel, translating into MFVQLFVSTLSVLLTVVIHGAGLALLGRSLRNEIQVERAHHLAAMSTRTMLFTLALVVGLFTLHGIEIWLYAFLFEAIGAVTDIETAVYFSTISYAGIGFDDRYINPDWRLVAAIEGINGLLLLGWSTAFFVTIVARLGRT; encoded by the coding sequence ATGTTCGTTCAACTTTTTGTCTCGACGCTGAGCGTCCTACTGACCGTGGTCATACACGGGGCAGGGCTGGCATTGTTGGGACGAAGTTTGCGTAACGAAATTCAAGTGGAACGCGCGCATCACCTGGCCGCCATGTCAACACGCACCATGCTTTTTACGCTTGCCCTGGTTGTCGGGCTGTTCACGCTCCATGGTATCGAAATATGGCTCTATGCTTTTCTTTTTGAAGCGATTGGTGCCGTTACAGATATTGAGACAGCCGTCTATTTTTCCACCATCAGCTATGCCGGCATCGGCTTTGATGATCGCTATATCAATCCCGACTGGCGTCTGGTCGCTGCAATCGAGGGCATCAACGGCCTGTTGCTGCTGGGTTGGTCGACCGCGTTTTTCGTAACGATCGTCGCGCGGCTGGGGCGAACATGA
- the gntA gene encoding guanitoxin biosynthesis heme-dependent pre-guanitoxin N-hydroxylase GntA, translating into MPLAEIEKPATEITDLFEDFVRDAAFPCVGAKSALNKGQMHFVVADDIRSAWDDLRIWPKIASLANSYRNDPVLFQTLVVIFRNNGPLSERRFERAVWDRLQSLSDKDDWLGQTVDPRISSDPDDPHFAVSFGGEAFFVVGLHPNASRPARRFSYPVMVFNLHDQFEQLRSEGRYDPLRDTILKRDEALAGTINPMLAQHGDASAARQYSGRRVEDGWVCPFSRKGAAS; encoded by the coding sequence GTGCCCCTTGCTGAAATTGAAAAACCCGCGACCGAAATTACCGACCTGTTCGAGGATTTTGTCCGCGATGCCGCCTTCCCGTGCGTCGGCGCAAAATCTGCTTTGAATAAGGGGCAGATGCATTTTGTGGTCGCGGACGACATTCGCTCTGCGTGGGACGATTTACGGATCTGGCCGAAAATCGCTTCGCTAGCCAATTCCTACCGCAATGACCCAGTGCTGTTCCAAACGCTCGTCGTTATTTTCCGCAATAATGGACCCTTGAGCGAGCGGCGGTTCGAACGTGCGGTTTGGGACCGTTTACAATCATTGAGCGACAAGGATGACTGGCTCGGCCAGACGGTCGACCCGCGTATCAGCAGCGATCCGGATGACCCCCATTTCGCGGTCAGCTTTGGTGGCGAGGCCTTTTTTGTGGTTGGTCTCCACCCCAATGCCAGCCGCCCCGCCCGGCGCTTCAGCTATCCGGTGATGGTATTCAATCTGCATGACCAGTTCGAACAGTTGCGCAGTGAAGGACGCTACGACCCGTTACGCGATACCATCTTGAAACGGGACGAGGCTTTGGCCGGTACGATCAACCCCATGCTGGCACAGCATGGTGACGCATCGGCGGCACGCCAATATAGCGGGCGCCGCGTAGAAGATGGTTGGGTGTGCCCGTTTAGCCGGAAAGGCGCAGCATCATGA
- a CDS encoding DUF1989 domain-containing protein, with protein sequence MSNLEIRPRSGVAFTMNKGDLLTVIDPQGEQVADLVAYAQTDIREVISSGRTLDYASRLFLTTGDPLYSNRSKVMLTIVHDDVGRHDFLLTPCSEDTFRIIYGDTHPHQGCFGNLAEALRPFGIEPDNIPVAFNCFMHVAIDGKTGEISVQPPLSRAGEEIRFRAEMDLIIGLTACSALQSNNGSFKPIAYSVTPAEEVMVAEHAQA encoded by the coding sequence ATGAGCAATCTCGAAATCCGGCCCCGCTCCGGCGTCGCCTTTACGATGAACAAGGGCGACTTGCTGACTGTGATCGATCCGCAGGGCGAACAGGTTGCCGATCTGGTCGCCTATGCGCAAACCGATATTCGTGAAGTGATTTCGTCGGGACGCACCCTGGATTACGCATCGCGCCTGTTTCTGACGACCGGCGACCCGCTATATTCCAACCGCAGCAAAGTGATGCTGACGATCGTGCATGACGATGTGGGCCGGCATGACTTTCTGTTGACGCCCTGTTCGGAAGATACATTCCGGATCATCTATGGCGATACGCATCCGCATCAAGGTTGCTTCGGAAATCTCGCGGAGGCCCTGCGTCCTTTCGGCATTGAGCCAGACAACATTCCCGTCGCCTTCAACTGTTTCATGCATGTCGCGATCGACGGAAAAACGGGCGAGATTTCGGTGCAACCTCCGCTCAGCCGCGCTGGTGAGGAAATCCGGTTCCGGGCTGAAATGGATTTGATCATCGGTTTGACGGCCTGTTCCGCGCTGCAGTCGAACAATGGATCGTTCAAGCCCATCGCCTATTCGGTGACACCTGCCGAAGAGGTTATGGTGGCCGAACACGCACAAGCATAG
- a CDS encoding sigma-70 family RNA polymerase sigma factor encodes MSDAVEQDGGRKPPTAEFRRQLQDIIPSLRAFARGLCGNRELADDLAQEAMMRAWAARDSFEPGTNFRAWIYMILRNHFYTTIRKNARMTSWDPEAAERILIQEPAQQHAIHMSDVEKALQQLPVEQREMLLLVGAGGASYEEAAEIAGCALGTVKSRLARGRTALAAIINGPDEGEFGENRQNATGRGAMSSAA; translated from the coding sequence ATGAGTGATGCGGTCGAACAGGACGGCGGGCGCAAGCCCCCTACGGCTGAATTCCGAAGGCAGTTGCAGGATATCATCCCGTCGCTGCGTGCTTTTGCACGCGGTTTGTGCGGCAACCGGGAATTAGCGGATGATCTGGCGCAAGAGGCTATGATGCGGGCCTGGGCCGCACGCGACAGTTTCGAGCCCGGCACCAATTTTCGCGCATGGATCTACATGATCCTGCGCAACCATTTCTATACAACGATCCGCAAGAACGCGCGCATGACAAGCTGGGACCCGGAGGCTGCCGAACGGATCTTGATTCAGGAACCTGCGCAGCAGCATGCTATTCATATGTCGGATGTCGAAAAAGCCCTTCAACAGCTTCCTGTCGAACAGCGTGAAATGTTGCTCCTGGTTGGTGCCGGCGGTGCCAGCTATGAAGAAGCCGCCGAGATAGCAGGTTGTGCCTTGGGGACGGTGAAAAGCCGCCTTGCGCGGGGACGCACGGCGCTCGCAGCGATTATCAACGGACCAGATGAAGGCGAATTTGGCGAAAACAGGCAAAACGCGACGGGCAGGGGTGCCATGTCTTCGGCCGCCTAG
- a CDS encoding sensor histidine kinase has translation MGRSVSLKQGLLMVVLAALLPITVTSVLQSISNWRSMQDAAMATLGANAKAVAERERDAFLVSNRLLMVGSANPDIRNMTDRCDVVLKTGFRGHDPVINFVRTDSSGRARCSILPFRDGLSFVGEPWWEDTKTTRVVTVSQPTFGTVSRKPIIISAVAVLDDKGEFDGTFSAGLDISKLARSISDAPEARTGVVAILSRSGDLVASDTDSLPFAVPPGLSAGRSGVIRTAKGEKWVYQTVALSGKELYVLYAEPRARIMSAALTQFRASIIMPLVTILLTLCAIWFGTNRLVIRWLTKLRQLSEEFTQGDFSGNRAAFASAPRELRRLSDDLHAMAEVIDSRTAELTAALDTKTKLTREVHHRVKNNLQIVTSLLTMQASRMTDDAAQTALKQSRARIVALALIHRLSYEQENDSAEPSVTVEVLMGELCKQLRYAHRENQSVDLSFRADDYSLPVDSAVPLALFIVEAVTNCFRHAFQANAPGKIEMTFALVGEKAILSIEDNGEGYDVTQSLGRDMGTQLMQGFASQLNGNVTFISDRNMGSSTTLHFPVTAAQ, from the coding sequence TTGGGGCGTTCAGTCAGCCTGAAACAGGGTCTGTTGATGGTCGTGCTTGCGGCCCTGCTGCCTATTACCGTGACCAGTGTCCTACAGAGTATTTCTAACTGGAGGTCGATGCAGGATGCGGCAATGGCGACATTGGGTGCAAATGCCAAAGCGGTTGCCGAGCGGGAACGGGATGCATTTCTGGTTTCGAACCGCCTCTTGATGGTGGGCTCGGCAAATCCGGACATCAGGAATATGACCGACCGATGCGATGTCGTGTTGAAAACCGGATTTCGAGGTCATGATCCGGTGATAAATTTCGTCCGCACCGACTCCTCCGGCCGCGCCCGCTGTTCAATCCTGCCCTTTCGTGACGGTCTTTCCTTCGTCGGCGAGCCTTGGTGGGAGGATACGAAAACGACGCGAGTCGTAACCGTGAGCCAGCCTACATTCGGGACTGTATCGCGTAAGCCCATCATCATCAGCGCGGTTGCCGTGCTGGATGACAAGGGCGAATTTGACGGCACCTTCAGCGCAGGGCTCGACATTTCAAAGCTCGCCCGCTCCATTTCGGACGCACCCGAAGCGCGAACCGGTGTGGTCGCAATCCTGTCGCGCAGCGGTGACCTGGTTGCCAGCGATACCGACAGCTTACCCTTCGCCGTACCGCCCGGCCTGTCTGCGGGCCGTTCCGGTGTGATCCGCACCGCAAAGGGCGAAAAATGGGTTTACCAAACGGTCGCGCTAAGCGGCAAAGAATTATATGTCCTCTATGCAGAGCCACGCGCACGCATCATGTCGGCAGCACTCACACAATTTCGCGCGAGCATCATCATGCCGCTTGTGACGATATTGCTAACGCTGTGCGCCATCTGGTTCGGGACGAACAGGCTTGTAATCCGGTGGCTGACGAAATTGCGTCAACTGAGCGAAGAATTCACGCAGGGTGATTTTAGCGGAAATCGTGCGGCATTTGCGTCGGCACCGCGCGAACTACGCCGCTTGAGCGATGATCTCCATGCGATGGCCGAGGTCATCGACAGCCGGACCGCGGAACTGACGGCGGCGCTTGATACAAAGACGAAATTGACCCGCGAAGTCCACCACCGTGTGAAGAACAATCTCCAGATTGTGACCAGTTTGCTCACCATGCAAGCCTCCCGCATGACGGATGATGCGGCGCAAACGGCGTTGAAGCAATCGCGCGCCCGCATCGTTGCCTTGGCTTTGATCCACCGGCTTTCCTACGAGCAGGAAAATGACAGCGCGGAGCCTTCGGTTACTGTTGAGGTGCTTATGGGGGAATTGTGCAAACAGTTACGCTATGCGCACCGGGAAAATCAGAGTGTGGACCTGTCGTTCCGCGCTGATGATTATTCGCTGCCCGTTGACTCGGCTGTTCCACTTGCTCTCTTTATCGTGGAAGCAGTGACCAATTGCTTCCGCCACGCGTTTCAGGCGAATGCGCCAGGTAAAATCGAAATGACGTTCGCCCTGGTCGGAGAAAAGGCGATTCTGTCGATCGAGGACAATGGAGAAGGCTACGATGTCACCCAAAGTCTTGGCCGCGATATGGGAACCCAGTTGATGCAAGGCTTTGCGAGCCAGTTGAACGGCAATGTCACCTTCATCAGTGACCGCAACATGGGAAGTTCCACGACGTTGCACTTCCCTGTGACCGCAGCGCAATGA
- a CDS encoding Crp/Fnr family transcriptional regulator, protein MSDHLENPGQYLIAKLNAFMRTSSGSEDAINDMASRRVASADRGQDIISEGDEPRTVNLLIDGWACRYKMMEDGRRQILAFFLPGDLADLHVYILNAMDHSISAITPVRYARLAPKEFEEISDAHPKLLRALWWESLVTDSIQREWLVSVGQRDALESVAHLACELYLRLKTVGLVQGQRCDFPLTQLDIADALGMTQPHVSRTVAELNRTGFVTLRRGELEVKDLRQLKKLAAFNPNYLHHLSDD, encoded by the coding sequence ATGAGCGATCATTTGGAAAACCCCGGGCAATATCTGATCGCGAAATTAAACGCGTTCATGCGTACAAGCAGCGGCAGCGAGGATGCCATCAACGACATGGCATCGCGGCGGGTGGCATCTGCCGATCGCGGGCAAGATATCATTTCCGAAGGTGATGAGCCACGCACGGTCAATCTGCTGATCGACGGCTGGGCGTGTCGTTACAAGATGATGGAAGACGGCCGGCGTCAGATACTGGCCTTCTTCCTGCCGGGCGACTTGGCCGATCTGCACGTCTACATCCTGAACGCGATGGATCATTCCATTTCTGCCATCACACCTGTCCGCTATGCGCGGTTGGCGCCGAAAGAGTTTGAAGAGATAAGCGATGCGCACCCGAAGCTGTTGCGTGCGCTGTGGTGGGAATCACTGGTGACCGATTCCATCCAGCGCGAATGGCTGGTTAGCGTCGGACAGCGGGATGCATTGGAAAGCGTCGCCCATCTGGCGTGCGAACTTTATCTTCGGCTCAAAACCGTGGGGCTGGTGCAGGGACAGCGATGCGATTTCCCCTTAACGCAGCTCGACATTGCGGATGCATTGGGCATGACCCAGCCCCATGTCAGCCGTACCGTCGCCGAACTGAACAGGACGGGTTTTGTCACCTTGCGACGCGGCGAATTGGAAGTGAAGGACCTAAGGCAATTGAAAAAACTGGCAGCTTTCAACCCCAATTATCTCCACCATCTCTCGGACGACTGA
- the motA gene encoding flagellar motor stator protein MotA: protein MFAIIGIIVLLVMVFGGFALTGGNLGPVMHALPHEMLIIGGACMGALIIGNSGKELKGLAGGLAKVFKGPQYKKQDYLDCIFLVSKLMKMLKTEGPVAVEPHIEDPANSTLFSEYPRLLKDQVLVHLICDTLRLVVVSSGTLDPHAVEEVMDNSIKNHHHHVVKPAEGLQGLADALPALGIVAAVLGVVKTMGSIDKPPAILGGMIGSALVGTFLGVLLAYGLVGPFANRAMQVIEADAAIYHVVKQMIIASLHGHPQPLVIEAARSGIEHSNQPSFAEVFDGMRGR from the coding sequence ATGTTTGCAATAATCGGTATCATTGTCCTTTTGGTCATGGTGTTTGGCGGTTTCGCCCTCACCGGAGGCAATCTCGGACCCGTGATGCATGCGTTACCGCATGAAATGCTGATTATTGGCGGCGCCTGTATGGGCGCGCTCATCATCGGCAACTCGGGCAAGGAGCTCAAAGGTTTAGCCGGTGGTCTCGCCAAGGTCTTCAAGGGACCGCAATATAAGAAGCAGGATTATCTGGACTGCATCTTTCTAGTGTCCAAGCTGATGAAAATGCTCAAGACCGAAGGCCCGGTCGCCGTCGAACCTCATATCGAAGATCCCGCAAACTCGACGCTCTTTTCCGAATATCCAAGGCTGTTGAAGGACCAGGTACTGGTCCATCTGATCTGCGATACGCTGCGTCTGGTCGTGGTTTCCTCAGGGACGCTCGACCCGCATGCGGTCGAAGAGGTCATGGATAACAGCATCAAGAACCACCATCACCATGTCGTTAAGCCGGCAGAGGGACTCCAGGGCCTTGCCGACGCCCTGCCTGCCCTTGGGATTGTGGCAGCCGTTCTCGGCGTTGTGAAGACCATGGGATCGATCGACAAGCCGCCTGCAATTCTGGGGGGCATGATCGGGTCGGCGTTGGTCGGAACCTTTTTGGGCGTTTTGCTCGCTTATGGTCTGGTCGGACCATTTGCGAACCGTGCAATGCAGGTCATCGAAGCCGATGCGGCTATCTATCATGTCGTCAAGCAAATGATCATCGCATCGCTGCACGGCCATCCGCAGCCGCTTGTGATCGAAGCAGCACGTTCGGGCATCGAACATAGCAACCAGCCAAGCTTCGCCGAAGTGTTTGACGGTATGCGGGGTCGGTAA
- a CDS encoding NepR family anti-sigma factor, giving the protein MRLDNAVEPDFDPIAAALRQMHDGIASEPVPDDFLSLLDQLEERMAEKAKKPS; this is encoded by the coding sequence ATGCGCTTAGATAATGCCGTCGAACCGGATTTCGATCCTATTGCTGCTGCGCTGCGGCAGATGCACGATGGCATCGCCAGCGAGCCCGTACCTGACGACTTCCTCTCACTTTTAGACCAGTTGGAAGAGCGTATGGCCGAGAAAGCCAAAAAGCCCTCATGA
- a CDS encoding flagellin gives MINATGNRMTQEIQRQSRMAQRIADKQVQISTGKRLQRASDNPVATTRISDLARSQANDTARASNINLGISLTSQADGSLRQMSALLARAKELTLAGANAATSATDRGTIAVELASLADEIDSMALVKAANDQPLFASGSNMAIRFDDNSIFAPVPTRAEVFEVGGVSISQTIRDTATAIAAGNMAQVAAGNTAVDGAINHASDMIAVVGLNAARLDRLNENSALRAISTAEERSALEDTDLSAAIAELNGMTLTLEAAQAAFARINRRTLMDFLS, from the coding sequence ATGATCAACGCAACTGGCAACCGAATGACGCAAGAGATCCAGCGGCAATCCCGCATGGCGCAGCGCATTGCGGACAAGCAAGTCCAGATTTCGACGGGCAAACGCCTTCAGCGTGCATCCGACAACCCGGTGGCCACGACCCGTATATCCGATCTTGCGCGGTCGCAGGCGAACGACACGGCGCGTGCATCGAATATCAATTTGGGCATATCATTGACTTCCCAGGCCGACGGCAGCTTGCGTCAGATGTCAGCTTTGCTCGCACGCGCCAAGGAACTGACCCTTGCCGGCGCCAATGCGGCGACCTCAGCAACGGACCGTGGAACTATCGCGGTCGAGCTGGCCTCCCTGGCAGATGAAATTGACTCGATGGCGCTCGTAAAAGCGGCCAACGACCAGCCTTTATTTGCAAGCGGATCGAATATGGCGATCCGTTTTGACGACAACAGCATATTTGCGCCCGTGCCGACCCGTGCCGAAGTGTTTGAAGTCGGCGGCGTTTCCATTAGCCAGACTATCCGCGATACCGCGACCGCTATCGCTGCGGGCAATATGGCGCAGGTAGCCGCAGGAAACACGGCCGTCGATGGCGCTATAAACCATGCTTCCGATATGATCGCCGTCGTCGGTTTGAACGCTGCGCGTCTCGACCGCCTGAATGAGAACAGCGCATTGCGCGCGATCAGCACCGCTGAAGAGCGCTCGGCACTCGAAGATACGGACCTGAGCGCGGCGATTGCCGAACTCAACGGTATGACGTTGACGCTCGAAGCCGCGCAGGCGGCCTTTGCCCGTATCAACCGGCGCACACTGATGGACTTTCTGAGCTAA
- the flgK gene encoding flagellar hook-associated protein FlgK — translation MSDLLAIGASGIKAYGQALSVVGDNIANAQTEGYVRRNVRLAEAPSGGDIVLSRNSIRPGGVLAAGVTRATDQWLIDDARIAGGEASRQSARLDWVTATESVLADGGAGIGNSVTSVFTAAEQLSGNPGSDTLRRQFLTSVDESAANFRRTASALGSAAAGVATEAQGAVTQLNTDLSALSRINDGLRRARPGSSNEATLLDERDRLVGTISNATDVAISYDSRGAAIVKTASGDTLVDGTTTATVSVNVAANGTLSYGINPGATTLTPGSGALAGLSDAAAHIADQRTALDTLATQFSTELNAAHQAGLDANGNPGAALLNLNGGAAAMVAVALAPDDVAAANGASMNGNILAFNNLRGPGGVEQNISAMIAAQAQTTASARAQEAAASSRRDGSFAARDAIGAVDLDREAAELLRFQQAYEAAARTIQVARETMQSLLSIF, via the coding sequence ATGAGCGACCTTCTCGCAATCGGGGCATCGGGCATTAAGGCCTATGGGCAAGCTTTGTCTGTCGTGGGCGACAATATCGCCAACGCGCAGACCGAAGGTTATGTCCGCCGCAACGTCCGGCTGGCCGAAGCTCCCTCGGGTGGTGATATCGTTCTTTCGCGCAACAGCATTCGCCCGGGCGGCGTGTTGGCTGCAGGTGTTACCCGCGCAACCGACCAATGGCTGATCGACGACGCACGTATTGCCGGTGGCGAAGCCTCCCGCCAAAGCGCGAGGCTCGACTGGGTCACGGCCACCGAAAGCGTGCTCGCCGATGGCGGAGCCGGTATCGGAAACTCGGTCACATCCGTTTTTACGGCCGCAGAGCAATTGAGCGGCAATCCCGGCAGCGACACATTGCGCCGTCAGTTTCTGACGTCGGTAGATGAAAGCGCTGCCAATTTCCGCCGCACCGCCAGTGCCTTGGGTTCCGCCGCCGCCGGCGTTGCAACCGAAGCGCAAGGCGCCGTAACGCAGCTAAACACCGATCTTTCGGCACTATCGCGGATAAATGACGGCTTGCGCCGCGCACGGCCCGGTTCCAGCAACGAAGCAACCTTGCTCGACGAACGCGACCGCTTGGTCGGCACCATTTCGAATGCGACCGATGTCGCCATATCCTATGACTCGCGCGGTGCCGCTATCGTCAAAACAGCGTCGGGTGACACGCTTGTCGATGGAACAACGACCGCTACCGTTTCGGTCAATGTCGCAGCGAACGGGACACTGAGTTACGGCATCAACCCCGGCGCAACAACTCTTACTCCCGGATCGGGCGCGCTCGCCGGGTTGAGCGATGCCGCCGCCCATATTGCCGACCAACGCACCGCGCTTGATACTCTTGCGACCCAGTTTTCGACCGAATTGAACGCCGCGCATCAGGCGGGTCTGGATGCCAACGGAAATCCGGGCGCTGCGCTGTTGAACCTGAACGGTGGAGCGGCCGCCATGGTCGCTGTAGCGCTCGCCCCCGATGACGTAGCCGCTGCCAATGGCGCGAGCATGAACGGCAATATCCTGGCGTTCAATAATTTGCGCGGTCCGGGGGGCGTTGAACAAAATATCTCCGCCATGATAGCCGCACAGGCACAGACCACAGCATCAGCCCGTGCACAGGAAGCCGCCGCAAGCAGCCGCCGGGACGGGTCCTTCGCTGCGCGCGATGCCATTGGTGCCGTCGATCTCGATCGCGAGGCTGCCGAGTTGTTGCGCTTCCAGCAGGCCTATGAGGCCGCTGCACGCACCATCCAGGTCGCCCGCGAAACCATGCAATCCCTTTTGAGCATCTTTTAA
- a CDS encoding sigma-54 interaction domain-containing protein, which produces MVTSTAQAPAKFEKPLSIEDMLIGKSPIMGTLRDMVRRVANSSASVMICGPSGSGKEVVARAIHNASPRASKPYVALNCGAIPAELIESELFGHERGAFTGAQTRRTGHFENADKGTLFLDEIGDMRFDMQVKLLRVLEDGLISRIGGNSNIPVDVRIISATHQKIDKAILDGRFREDLFFRLGVVVLQVPDLAQRVEDIPQLIAHFQKGRTGQICHFDTDALQRLSMHDWPGNVRELRNVIERANILFGGETIDAFGVDQLLGKTMPKLAPLPVLSVVESAPVSFNAPIDLKAQVERMELERIQMALHHAEGVISEAARLLTLKRTTLIEKMRKYRLEKIAA; this is translated from the coding sequence ATGGTAACGTCAACAGCACAAGCACCGGCAAAATTTGAAAAGCCCCTCTCTATAGAGGATATGCTGATCGGCAAAAGTCCTATCATGGGCACCTTGCGCGACATGGTACGCAGGGTCGCCAATTCTTCCGCTTCGGTCATGATTTGCGGCCCATCGGGCTCCGGTAAAGAAGTGGTTGCCCGTGCAATACATAATGCCAGCCCACGCGCCTCCAAACCCTATGTCGCACTCAATTGCGGTGCCATTCCGGCTGAACTGATTGAATCGGAATTGTTCGGCCATGAACGTGGTGCCTTTACCGGTGCACAGACACGCCGGACCGGCCATTTCGAAAATGCCGACAAGGGTACGCTCTTCCTCGACGAAATTGGTGACATGCGTTTCGATATGCAGGTCAAGCTACTCCGCGTTCTGGAGGATGGCCTTATCTCCCGCATTGGCGGCAACAGCAACATTCCGGTCGATGTCCGCATCATTTCGGCGACCCACCAGAAGATCGACAAAGCGATCCTCGACGGCCGTTTTCGCGAAGACCTGTTTTTCCGCCTGGGCGTTGTCGTCCTGCAAGTTCCGGACCTCGCCCAGCGGGTTGAAGACATTCCCCAGCTGATCGCGCATTTCCAAAAGGGCCGCACCGGACAAATCTGCCACTTTGATACAGACGCCCTGCAACGCTTGTCCATGCATGACTGGCCAGGCAATGTCCGCGAATTGCGCAATGTGATTGAACGCGCCAATATCCTGTTTGGCGGCGAAACGATCGACGCATTTGGTGTCGACCAGTTGCTTGGCAAGACGATGCCCAAGCTGGCACCTCTTCCCGTTTTGTCGGTGGTGGAAAGCGCACCTGTCTCGTTCAATGCGCCGATTGACCTCAAGGCACAGGTCGAGCGCATGGAGTTGGAACGTATCCAGATGGCACTGCACCATGCCGAAGGCGTCATTTCGGAAGCAGCTCGTTTGCTTACCCTGAAGCGCACAACCCTGATCGAGAAGATGCGCAAATACCGCCTCGAGAAAATAGCCGCCTAG
- a CDS encoding YdcH family protein — translation MSHTPHELHDEFPDAAAQIHALKTQDKRFAALAERYHVLNREIHRIDSGIEPASEDRTEELKKERLSLLDTIQLALKASEVSP, via the coding sequence ATGTCCCACACGCCACATGAGCTTCACGACGAATTCCCGGACGCCGCTGCACAAATTCATGCGTTAAAGACACAGGATAAGCGATTTGCCGCGTTGGCCGAACGCTATCATGTGCTCAACCGTGAAATCCACCGGATCGACAGCGGTATCGAGCCTGCCTCCGAAGACAGGACCGAAGAGTTGAAGAAAGAGCGCTTGTCGTTGCTGGATACGATTCAACTGGCGCTCAAGGCCAGCGAGGTGTCGCCATGA
- a CDS encoding rod-binding protein, which translates to MKIALNPAKPVAPAAKPDPALRKAAEAFEAVMLRQMMASMRQAKLGNDVFGSSATDNFREMSDAKLADNMAGLRQFGIADMVERQLTKSAPAVPTAPVPAAVGTKGGALAAASAENKGAIR; encoded by the coding sequence ATGAAAATTGCGCTCAATCCCGCCAAACCTGTTGCCCCTGCCGCAAAGCCGGATCCGGCTTTGCGTAAGGCTGCTGAGGCTTTCGAAGCTGTTATGCTTCGCCAGATGATGGCGAGTATGCGGCAGGCAAAGCTGGGCAACGACGTCTTCGGATCGAGCGCCACAGACAATTTCCGCGAAATGTCGGACGCCAAACTGGCCGACAATATGGCCGGCCTTCGCCAGTTCGGTATTGCCGACATGGTCGAACGCCAGTTGACCAAATCCGCGCCAGCAGTACCCACTGCACCCGTTCCGGCGGCCGTGGGGACCAAAGGCGGCGCGCTTGCTGCGGCATCTGCAGAGAATAAAGGAGCGATCAGATGA
- a CDS encoding GlsB/YeaQ/YmgE family stress response membrane protein, with protein sequence MNIIILLVVGGVIGWLASIVMRTDGQQGIFLNIVVGIVGAILAGFIITPLIGGAPITNGAFDIMSLISSFLGAVVLLAIVNLFRRGRVR encoded by the coding sequence ATGAACATCATTATATTATTGGTAGTTGGCGGAGTCATTGGATGGCTGGCCAGTATTGTTATGCGTACAGATGGACAGCAGGGTATTTTTCTAAATATTGTTGTCGGTATTGTAGGCGCAATACTTGCAGGTTTCATCATTACCCCACTTATTGGCGGTGCCCCCATCACGAACGGCGCGTTCGACATCATGTCGCTGATCTCGTCTTTCCTTGGTGCCGTGGTTCTGCTCGCGATTGTTAATCTCTTCCGTCGCGGTCGGGTACGCTGA
- a CDS encoding TraR/DksA family transcriptional regulator, whose amino-acid sequence MTGEADVRAKLTARLGELESRAGRIEAQLTKPMSADSEEQAIEIEGEDTLAAEDALVLKEMASVRAALGRLDQGQYGKCLSCGEPISAARLVLMPTATLCADCM is encoded by the coding sequence ATGACCGGGGAGGCCGATGTCCGCGCGAAGCTGACTGCCCGTCTGGGCGAATTGGAATCGCGTGCCGGGCGTATTGAAGCCCAGCTAACAAAACCGATGAGCGCGGATTCAGAAGAGCAGGCCATCGAGATAGAGGGTGAAGACACGCTCGCTGCCGAAGATGCCTTGGTCCTTAAGGAAATGGCGTCGGTCCGGGCCGCACTCGGCCGATTGGATCAGGGGCAATATGGCAAATGCCTTTCCTGCGGCGAACCGATTTCGGCCGCGCGGCTGGTGCTGATGCCAACTGCGACATTGTGCGCTGACTGTATGTAG